One Curtobacterium sp. MCLR17_032 genomic window carries:
- a CDS encoding DUF3043 domain-containing protein: MAKATPKTNVTVNPADDELVAHGKGRPTPSRREREAANKRPIVGNTPADKKAARTRLNSDRERARVGMANGEERYLPAKDRGEQRRFIRNTIDARWNVGEVMMPVLILFLLVGFIAAQTAAASYSLLFVWAFVLLFVLDCAVLWFMLRRKLTAAGQDFQRGNFLYILTRAWQLRFLRLPKPQVKRGQHPTL; this comes from the coding sequence GTGGCGAAGGCAACCCCCAAGACCAACGTGACCGTGAACCCGGCCGACGACGAGCTCGTCGCGCACGGCAAGGGTCGCCCCACGCCGTCGCGCCGCGAACGCGAAGCCGCCAACAAGCGTCCCATCGTCGGCAACACCCCGGCGGACAAGAAGGCCGCGCGGACCCGCCTCAACAGCGACCGCGAGCGTGCCCGCGTCGGCATGGCGAACGGCGAAGAGCGCTACCTGCCGGCGAAGGACCGCGGTGAACAGCGCCGGTTCATCCGCAACACGATCGACGCCCGCTGGAACGTGGGAGAGGTCATGATGCCGGTGCTCATCCTGTTCCTGCTCGTCGGGTTCATCGCCGCACAGACCGCTGCCGCCTCGTACTCCCTGCTGTTCGTCTGGGCGTTCGTGCTGCTGTTCGTCCTCGACTGCGCGGTCCTCTGGTTCATGCTGCGTCGCAAGCTCACGGCGGCCGGACAGGACTTCCAGCGCGGCAACTTCCTCTACATCCTGACGCGGGCGTGGCAGCTGCGGTTCCTCCGCCTACCGAAGCCGCAGGTCAAGCGCGGGCAGCACCCGACCCTCTGA
- the ctaD gene encoding cytochrome c oxidase subunit I — MTTSFVGQATTRPSTPDFQASRVGRKGNIIVRWATSTDHKTIGYMYLITSFLYFLLAGIMALVIRAQLFEPGLQVVATKEQYNQLFTMHGTIMLLMFATPLFSGFANAIMPLQIGAPDVAFPRLNGLAFWMYFFGSAIAVGGFLTPQGAASFGWFAYAPLSDTTFTPGLGGTLWVFGLGMTGFSTILGAVNFITTIITMRAPGMTMFRMSIFTWNVLVTSLLVLMAFPVLAAALFGLGLDRVFDAQIFNPANGGALLWQHLFWFFGHPEVYIIALPFFGIVSEVFPVFSRKPIFGYKTLVYATITIAALSVTVWAHHMYVTGGVLLPWFSLMTMLIAVPTGVKIFNWVGTMWRGSVTFETPILWAIGFLVTFTFGGLTGVILASPPLDFHVSDTYFVVAHFHYVVFGTVVFAMFSGFYFWWPKFTGKMLNERLGKIHFWLLFVGFHTTFLIQHWLGVVGMPRRYATYLPNDGFTWMNQVSTIGSMILGISFLPFIFNVYVTARNAPKVAVNDPWGYGRSLEWATSCPPPRHNFTSIPRIRSESPAFDLNHPEAGVPVGVGPAKDAPDAPTYDAAKGQVK; from the coding sequence ATGACAACGTCATTCGTCGGCCAGGCGACAACCAGGCCTTCGACGCCGGACTTCCAGGCATCGAGGGTCGGTCGCAAGGGCAACATCATCGTCCGGTGGGCGACCTCCACCGACCACAAGACGATCGGGTACATGTACCTGATCACCTCGTTCCTCTACTTCCTGCTCGCCGGCATCATGGCGCTCGTCATCCGTGCGCAGCTGTTCGAGCCGGGGCTGCAGGTCGTCGCGACCAAGGAGCAGTACAACCAGCTCTTCACGATGCACGGCACGATCATGCTGCTGATGTTCGCGACGCCGCTGTTCTCCGGCTTCGCGAACGCGATCATGCCGCTGCAGATCGGTGCACCGGACGTGGCCTTCCCGCGTCTGAACGGCCTGGCCTTCTGGATGTACTTCTTCGGCAGCGCGATCGCCGTCGGTGGCTTCCTCACCCCGCAGGGTGCGGCCTCGTTCGGGTGGTTCGCCTACGCGCCACTGAGCGACACGACGTTCACACCAGGGCTCGGCGGCACGTTGTGGGTCTTCGGGCTCGGCATGACCGGCTTCTCGACCATCCTCGGTGCGGTCAACTTCATCACCACGATCATCACGATGCGTGCCCCGGGCATGACGATGTTCCGCATGTCGATCTTCACGTGGAACGTGCTCGTCACGAGCCTCCTCGTGCTGATGGCCTTCCCGGTCCTCGCTGCCGCACTGTTCGGCCTCGGTCTCGACCGCGTGTTCGACGCGCAGATCTTCAACCCGGCCAACGGCGGTGCCCTGCTCTGGCAGCACCTGTTCTGGTTCTTCGGGCACCCCGAGGTCTACATCATCGCCCTGCCGTTCTTCGGCATCGTGTCCGAGGTCTTCCCGGTGTTCAGCCGCAAGCCGATCTTCGGGTACAAGACCCTCGTCTACGCGACCATCACCATCGCGGCCCTCTCGGTCACGGTGTGGGCGCACCACATGTACGTCACCGGTGGCGTCCTGCTGCCTTGGTTCTCGCTGATGACGATGCTCATCGCGGTCCCGACCGGCGTGAAGATCTTCAACTGGGTCGGCACCATGTGGCGCGGTTCGGTCACCTTCGAGACCCCGATCCTCTGGGCCATCGGGTTCCTCGTGACCTTCACCTTCGGTGGTCTCACCGGCGTGATCCTGGCGTCGCCGCCGCTCGACTTCCACGTGTCCGACACGTACTTCGTCGTCGCGCACTTCCACTACGTGGTCTTCGGCACCGTCGTGTTCGCGATGTTCTCCGGCTTCTACTTCTGGTGGCCGAAGTTCACCGGCAAGATGCTCAACGAGCGCCTCGGCAAGATCCACTTCTGGCTGCTGTTCGTCGGCTTCCACACCACGTTCCTGATCCAGCACTGGCTGGGCGTCGTGGGCATGCCCCGTCGGTACGCGACCTACCTGCCGAACGACGGCTTCACCTGGATGAACCAGGTGTCGACGATCGGCTCGATGATCCTCGGCATCTCGTTCCTGCCGTTCATCTTCAACGTCTACGTCACCGCGCGGAACGCCCCGAAGGTGGCCGTCAACGACCCGTGGGGCTACGGCCGCTCGCTCGAGTGGGCGACCTCCTGCCCGCCGCCGCGGCACAACTTCACCTCGATCCCGCGGATCCGTTCCGAGTCCCCGGCGTTCGACCTGAACCACCCCGAGGCCGGCGTGCCGGTCGGTGTGGGTCCGGCGAAGGACGCACCTGACGCTCCGACCTACGACGCCGCGAAGGGCCAGGTGAAGTAG
- a CDS encoding iron-sulfur cluster assembly accessory protein has translation MSDTITTEAATDAESHGVLLSDAASAKVASLLKQEGRDDLRLRLAVQPGGCSGLIYQLYFDERLLDGDATAEFDGVEVVVDKMSVPYLDGATIDFEDTIQKQGFTIDNPNAQGSCACGDSFH, from the coding sequence ATGAGCGACACCATCACGACCGAAGCAGCGACCGATGCCGAGTCGCACGGTGTGCTGCTGAGCGACGCGGCCTCGGCGAAGGTCGCCAGCCTGCTCAAGCAGGAAGGGCGCGACGACCTGCGCCTCCGCCTCGCCGTCCAGCCCGGCGGGTGCTCGGGCCTCATCTACCAGCTCTACTTCGACGAGCGCCTGCTCGACGGTGACGCCACGGCCGAGTTCGACGGGGTCGAGGTCGTCGTCGACAAGATGAGCGTGCCGTACCTCGACGGCGCCACGATCGACTTCGAGGACACGATCCAGAAGCAGGGCTTCACCATCGACAACCCCAACGCGCAGGGCTCCTGCGCGTGTGGCGACAGCTTCCACTGA
- a CDS encoding glucose-6-phosphate dehydrogenase, whose product MTDKRTLIIFGATGDLASRLLLPGLGTFLQSGRSVPVQLIGTGRSARSEEQWKDVVTKSFASQDVAGAEVDATIESTKFIQGDPTDPEHLKALLDAAEAEPILYFALPPQIASDICEALQHVELPEGTTLAFEKPFGTDVASAEALNKTVLELVPEERVHRTDHFLGRTTVLNIIGLRFANRMFEPIWNADNIEKVDVFYDETLGLENRAQYYDEAGALVDMIQSHLLQILALVTMDAPAAIDSVEFRSSLARVLRSTRLKGDDATIASRRAVYTAGTIDGKDLPSYQQEDGVDPSRETETLAEIEVEVDTARWAGVPFTLRSGKALGASRKEVLITFKPVTRLPSGLSGRPKADTLRIVLNPDEIELSVSANGGGNPFEMGQVTLSSSFDDGELTPYGEVLNGIFHDDPLLSIRGDVAERCWEIVEPVVNAWKSGAVPLEEYRAGSRGPAEWVSSS is encoded by the coding sequence GTGACTGACAAGCGCACGCTCATCATCTTCGGCGCGACCGGCGACCTCGCCTCACGCCTCCTCCTGCCGGGTCTCGGGACCTTCCTGCAGAGCGGCCGCTCCGTCCCGGTCCAGCTCATCGGCACGGGCCGTAGCGCCCGCAGCGAGGAGCAGTGGAAGGACGTCGTCACGAAGTCGTTCGCGTCGCAGGACGTCGCGGGCGCGGAGGTCGACGCGACCATCGAGTCGACGAAGTTCATCCAGGGCGACCCGACCGACCCCGAGCACCTGAAGGCCCTGCTCGACGCCGCCGAGGCCGAGCCGATCCTCTACTTCGCGCTGCCGCCGCAGATCGCGTCCGACATCTGCGAGGCGCTCCAGCACGTCGAGCTGCCCGAGGGCACCACCCTGGCGTTCGAGAAGCCGTTCGGCACCGACGTCGCCAGCGCCGAGGCACTCAACAAGACGGTCCTCGAGCTCGTCCCGGAAGAGCGCGTGCACCGCACCGACCACTTCCTCGGCCGCACCACGGTCCTCAACATCATCGGTCTGCGCTTCGCGAACCGCATGTTCGAGCCGATCTGGAACGCCGACAACATCGAGAAGGTCGACGTCTTCTACGACGAGACCCTGGGCCTCGAGAACCGCGCGCAGTACTACGACGAGGCCGGCGCCCTGGTCGACATGATCCAGTCGCACCTGCTCCAGATCCTGGCGCTCGTGACGATGGACGCCCCGGCAGCGATCGACTCGGTCGAGTTCCGTTCGTCGCTGGCGCGCGTGCTCCGCTCGACGCGCCTCAAGGGCGACGACGCGACCATCGCCTCCCGCCGCGCGGTCTACACCGCCGGCACGATCGACGGCAAGGACCTGCCGTCGTACCAGCAGGAGGACGGGGTGGACCCGTCGCGCGAGACCGAGACCCTGGCCGAGATCGAGGTCGAGGTCGACACCGCCCGTTGGGCCGGCGTCCCCTTCACCCTCCGCTCCGGCAAGGCGCTCGGCGCCAGCCGCAAGGAGGTCCTCATCACCTTCAAGCCCGTGACGCGCCTGCCCTCCGGCCTGTCCGGTCGGCCGAAGGCGGACACGCTGCGCATCGTCCTCAACCCGGACGAGATCGAGCTGTCGGTCTCGGCCAACGGCGGCGGCAACCCGTTCGAGATGGGCCAGGTCACCCTGTCGTCCTCGTTCGACGACGGCGAGCTCACCCCCTACGGCGAGGTCCTCAACGGCATCTTCCACGACGACCCGCTGCTCTCCATCCGCGGCGACGTCGCTGAGCGCTGCTGGGAGATCGTCGAGCCGGTCGTGAACGCCTGGAAGTCCGGTGCGGTCCCGCTCGAGGAGTACCGCGCGGGTTCGCGCGGCCCGGCCGAGTGGGTCAGCTCGTCCTGA
- a CDS encoding dipeptidase, producing MTDTEKHASAAGPQAPATDPALLDALREHVQGALPATIADLSALVRIPSVSWSAFDPAHVRRNAEAVAELVRSTEVFDEVRILRSAVEGDTPADADTVAPGEETVELGQPAVLAVRPARNGKPTVMLYAHHDVQPQGDDALWETPPFEPTLRGDRLYGRGASDDKAGVMTHVAALRAVHAQFGDDLGVGIVLFIEGEEEFGSRSFRTFLREQREHLAADVIVVADSDNWSTEVPAITVSLRGNTTFKLTVTTLEHASHSGMYGGAAPDAMMPMVRLLASLHDDDGAVAVAGLTAHDAPVPERSEADFATEAALVAGARPVGNGPVLSRMWFQPSITVTGLDVPSVANASNTLIPTVAARVSVRVAPGQAATDAFAAVEAHLRQHVPFGARMEITEVDAGDGFLVDATGWAVQEARTAMSEGWGADPVEQGIGGSIPFVSDLAAEFPEAQILVTGVEDPDTRAHSPNESQHLGVLHRAIVSEAILLARLQGRA from the coding sequence ATGACCGACACCGAGAAGCACGCCTCCGCAGCCGGGCCCCAGGCACCCGCGACCGACCCCGCTCTGCTGGACGCGCTGCGCGAGCACGTGCAGGGCGCGCTGCCCGCCACGATCGCCGACCTCTCCGCGCTCGTGCGCATCCCGTCGGTGTCCTGGTCGGCCTTCGACCCGGCGCACGTGCGTCGGAACGCGGAGGCCGTGGCCGAGCTGGTGCGCTCCACCGAGGTCTTCGACGAGGTCCGGATCCTGCGGTCCGCGGTCGAGGGCGACACGCCCGCCGACGCCGACACGGTCGCGCCGGGGGAGGAGACCGTCGAGCTCGGGCAGCCAGCCGTCCTGGCGGTCCGTCCGGCGCGGAACGGCAAGCCGACCGTGATGCTCTACGCGCACCACGACGTGCAGCCCCAGGGCGACGACGCCCTGTGGGAGACGCCGCCGTTCGAGCCGACCCTCCGCGGCGACCGCCTGTACGGGCGCGGTGCCTCGGACGACAAGGCCGGCGTGATGACGCACGTCGCCGCGCTCCGGGCCGTGCACGCGCAGTTCGGCGACGACCTGGGCGTCGGCATCGTCCTGTTCATCGAGGGCGAGGAGGAGTTCGGCTCCCGCTCGTTCCGCACCTTCCTGCGCGAGCAGCGGGAGCACCTGGCCGCCGACGTCATCGTCGTCGCGGACAGCGACAACTGGTCGACCGAGGTCCCGGCGATCACCGTCTCCCTCCGTGGCAACACCACGTTCAAGCTCACGGTGACGACGCTCGAGCACGCCAGCCACAGCGGCATGTACGGCGGTGCGGCTCCGGACGCGATGATGCCGATGGTCCGCCTCCTGGCCTCGCTGCACGACGACGACGGCGCGGTCGCAGTGGCCGGGCTGACGGCACACGACGCCCCGGTGCCCGAACGGTCCGAGGCGGACTTCGCGACCGAGGCGGCCCTGGTCGCGGGTGCCCGCCCGGTCGGCAACGGTCCGGTCCTGTCGCGGATGTGGTTCCAGCCGTCGATCACGGTCACGGGCCTCGACGTCCCGAGCGTCGCGAACGCCTCGAACACCCTGATCCCGACGGTCGCCGCGCGGGTGTCGGTCCGGGTCGCCCCGGGTCAGGCCGCGACGGACGCCTTCGCCGCGGTGGAGGCCCACCTGCGTCAGCACGTCCCCTTCGGTGCCCGCATGGAGATCACCGAGGTCGACGCGGGCGACGGCTTCCTGGTCGACGCCACCGGCTGGGCCGTCCAGGAGGCCCGCACGGCGATGTCCGAGGGCTGGGGTGCCGACCCCGTGGAGCAGGGCATCGGCGGCTCGATCCCGTTCGTGTCGGACCTGGCCGCCGAGTTCCCCGAGGCGCAGATCCTGGTCACCGGCGTCGAGGACCCCGACACGCGGGCGCACAGCCCGAACGAGTCCCAGCACCTGGGCGTGCTGCACCGCGCGATCGTCTCGGAGGCGATCCTCCTGGCGCGTCTGCAGGGCCGGGCGTGA
- a CDS encoding cytochrome c oxidase subunit 4, which yields MRANTNLFWILFVFFVLADAAYTIWSMIYYGSVEWVGTLSIGLTGIMSAFIAFYLGRVMSAQGGVLPEDRQDANIEDGDAELGHFSPWSWWPLFLAAAIALVFLGVAAGLWIVPIGLVLVAITLVGWVYEYYRGNFGH from the coding sequence ATGCGCGCCAACACCAATCTGTTCTGGATCCTGTTCGTCTTCTTCGTGCTCGCGGACGCCGCGTACACGATCTGGTCGATGATCTACTACGGCTCCGTCGAGTGGGTCGGCACCCTGTCGATCGGCCTGACCGGCATCATGTCCGCCTTCATCGCCTTCTACCTGGGCCGCGTCATGTCGGCGCAAGGCGGGGTGCTGCCCGAGGACCGTCAGGACGCCAACATCGAGGACGGCGACGCCGAGCTCGGGCACTTCAGCCCGTGGTCGTGGTGGCCGCTGTTCCTCGCCGCGGCGATCGCGCTCGTGTTCCTCGGGGTCGCAGCTGGTCTCTGGATCGTGCCGATCGGCCTCGTGCTCGTCGCGATCACGCTCGTGGGCTGGGTCTACGAGTACTACCGCGGCAACTTCGGGCACTGA
- the coxB gene encoding cytochrome c oxidase subunit II produces MRSNRRIRWAAVPVAVGLVIALAGCTQQQMNGWLPGTEQTKDVTNHTSRIVGLWTTSWIVLLAVGLIVWGLIIWAAIVYRRRKGQTGLPVQMRYNMPLEIFYTIVPLILVLGFFAFTAKDQEAIEKPFAQPDATVHVYGKRWGWDFNYIDKSNPKESVYYQGIQAQEEENGGGAIDESLLPTLYLPVGKKVEIELSSRDVNHSFWVIDFLYKKDMLPGRTNYEYFIPEKEGTYQGKCAELCGEYHSLMLFQVKVVSQAKYDDYLASLKDQGKVGLLGNEYDTNTNQPNNETPAEASSEKK; encoded by the coding sequence GTGCGTTCGAATCGCCGTATACGTTGGGCGGCCGTGCCGGTGGCCGTCGGTCTGGTCATCGCACTGGCTGGCTGCACGCAGCAGCAGATGAACGGATGGCTCCCGGGCACGGAGCAGACGAAGGACGTCACCAACCACACGAGCCGCATCGTCGGTCTGTGGACGACGAGCTGGATCGTGCTGCTCGCCGTGGGTCTGATCGTCTGGGGCCTGATCATCTGGGCCGCGATCGTCTACCGCCGCCGGAAGGGCCAGACCGGCCTGCCCGTGCAGATGCGGTACAACATGCCGCTCGAGATCTTCTACACGATCGTGCCGCTGATCCTCGTCCTCGGCTTCTTCGCCTTCACCGCGAAGGACCAGGAAGCGATCGAGAAGCCGTTCGCACAGCCCGATGCCACCGTGCACGTCTACGGCAAGCGCTGGGGCTGGGACTTCAACTACATCGACAAGAGCAACCCGAAGGAAAGCGTCTACTACCAGGGCATCCAGGCCCAGGAAGAAGAGAACGGTGGCGGCGCCATCGACGAGTCGCTCCTCCCGACGCTGTACCTGCCGGTGGGCAAGAAGGTCGAGATCGAGCTCAGCTCTCGCGACGTCAACCACTCCTTCTGGGTCATCGACTTCCTCTACAAGAAGGACATGCTCCCGGGCCGGACGAACTACGAGTACTTCATCCCGGAGAAGGAAGGCACCTACCAGGGCAAGTGCGCCGAGCTCTGCGGTGAGTACCACTCCCTCATGCTCTTCCAGGTGAAGGTCGTGTCGCAGGCGAAGTACGACGACTACCTCGCGTCCCTCAAGGACCAGGGCAAGGTCGGTCTGCTCGGCAACGAGTACGACACCAACACGAACCAGCCGAACAACGAGACGCCTGCCGAGGCGTCCAGCGAGAAGAAGTAA